The following nucleotide sequence is from Hafnia alvei.
AAACCGCCAAATATAGCGGTTGTTTCTTTAGATTTAAAATCGAATTGACCTTTAGTACCATCCTGATATAAAACTATAACACTAAACGGTGATATTGGCTTAGTATACAGAACCATATCTTCACGTGAATTTTCAGAATCAACCATGTGTGGTGTAGCATATAAAACACGTTCTATCTTTCCTGTGTAATTATAAATAAAACCTTTGATAGGTTTTATTATAATTCCTGCATTTCTCAAATCTTGCCCAGAGTGCAATCCTACAAGAAGTTCATTGCTGGTAAATCCCATAGTATGTATGGTTAAGTCAGGATTAATTTTCGCCAGAAAAAAATCAGCTGGTAGTTCGTTTACAGGAAGTTTTTCAATATTTTTTATTTTTTGGAGATCTATTTTATTTTCATTAATGTCGAGTAATTCCTGAGATTCCTTTAGCGCGGTGATTACCATTTTTTGGGAGGGCGTAGGGTGCTTCAATCTTACATTTGCACAACCTACAATTGTGAAAATCATGAATATAAGGATGAAATTTTTTTTATTGAAAAACACTTTTGCCTCGACGGTGTATTCATAAGGTTTTCAATGATAATTAATCATTATAAAATTAGATATGGAAAAATGGGCTCTTTACCTTATGGTGTTTCAATCTTTGTAGATTCTAGTAACCCGTGATTTCGTTGGTTTTCATCCATGCCATCCCATGCCGCTTTCGTAGAGCTGGCATATCTATGCCAGCTCTACGACGAGTCAGATGTGAAAAATGCGACCACTACCTTCTCATCGCTCAGTGGCTTTCATACCGCAGGCGCTACAGCCTTTCCCTTTCAGCTGTAGCAAATGTATTTGGCATGTGTGCAATGAGGAGATGCGCAGCAGTATCGGTGTAATCCCATGCCAGGGGTACCACAGGCGAGCATGCGCTCGACGACCAATTGAGTCCATTCAGGTATGGCGTCACCGTATTTAGTGAGTAGCTTGCCCCAGCCATAATCTATCTGAAAGAAGAGTTTTTGAACTGACCCCTTAAAATTGCACAGGATTATAACGAGCTAGGAAAACTGAAAAAAGCACCTTAGTAACAGAGTCTTAGTTCCCGCCGTAGGCGGGCTATCGTTCACTGGTGAACTTTGGTATTACCCCTGTGCGCGCGGCGCTTGTGATCCTAGTAGATGATCGTGGCAGATTTCTTCCGCAGGGTAGCAAAGCCACCTTAAACGGTGGCATGCAAAGCTCTTCGTTTGTTGGTTTTGAAGGAATGGCATACTTTGATACGCTGGAAACACATAATCGGTTGCAGGTCTCTACAGAAACGGGGACTTGCAGTGTCCATTTTTATCTCCCTGAGAAAACAGAAGATATTCCGCAAATTGGCCCGTTGGTATGCCAATAAAGGGGTAAGTAAATGTATCAATCAAAGAGGTATAACCCATGAGGATTAAACTCTGGTTATTAATGGGATCTCTGCTGCTTTGTCAGGCTGCCAGCCACGCGGTAACATGCTCGTTGAGTAACGTCTCCACAGTCAATTTTTCCTCGGTAAACCCGCTTGCAAGTACCGGGCCGTCAACTTCTATGACCTTTAATTATTCTTGTACAAAAGAACTTGGTGATGTACTCGCGGGTATTAACCTATGCTTTAACATTGGTAACTCATCTGTCAGTGGCCAGATTGCTACGCGGACGATGTCTTCAGCAGGCCCTCCGGCCAACACCTTGAACTATCAACTGTATCAGAACGCAGGCAATACCATCATTTGGGGCAG
It contains:
- a CDS encoding FimD/PapC C-terminal domain-containing protein; the encoded protein is MNFGITPVRAALVILVDDRGRFLPQGSKATLNGGMQSSSFVGFEGMAYFDTLETHNRLQVSTETGTCSVHFYLPEKTEDIPQIGPLVCQ